AAGGTGGTTGATCTTGAGCTTACAGTTGGTAAGGTGCCAGACCTAATGGACAAcaggaaataaattattaaggaAGTTACAGGTGAGGTTGATAATAAATTTTACCATTCCTAGATTTcacaattttttgttaattattttatctgaGTCAGTGCCAATTATTGCtttcatataattgacagaataGAATATCTGAACAAAtttagatttttacaaaatgaaTGTTGTAATGCCAATTACCCCCCCCCGTATTAGTAGTATAGTACCCCCCCCGGTTCAGTTCGAGCTAGCAAGCCAGCACACCTACATAACAACCtgataatttattgaaaactaCCCACACTAATTGTGTCATGCAATTGAAAATAGTAGATTATGCATGATACAATTTGTGAGTTTTTAAGAAATTGTCAGGTAAATCTCATTACAAAATTAGTCCTTATTCACTCCGGTTGCCAGTATAGTCCTACAGTTGAGTTAAATCAAGGTTATAAATTACCTTGACAGTGCGGTCCCATCCAGCAGACACAATGATGGGGTTAGCATGGTTCGGGGAGAAACGCACACATGAAACCCAGTCGCTGTGGCCATCATCCTGGATTGTGTACTTGCACTCGGCGAGGGTGTTCCACAACTTGATGGTTTTGTCTCGGGAGCCAGAGACAATCTGTCTGTTGTCAACTGAGAATGCCACTGAGAGAACATCCTGTGATAAAAAAACGTAGGTTAGTATCAGCCTATATGAAAAAGACAAATAGTACATTGGATTGGGGTCTTACAAACTACTACTTACTGACAATGGATATCAGCGTAATAGCTTATAATTCTTCCATCTCGCTAAGACACAAATGCGACGTCGAATCTTCTGCCTCGCATAGGCGCAAACTTTTGTCTTCTGCCGCGCATCGGCTCTTAACACTAAAACCTTTAACACaacagttttaatattttatcacacCTTAGTATGGTCTTCGAAACGACGCGTGGTCTTGCCGGCAGCAAGATCCCAAAGGCGGAGGGTCTTGTCCCAAGATCCGGACAGGGCGTAGTTGCCGTCGCTCGAGAGCACGACGTCCGAGATGAAGTGGGAGTGGCCGTACAGGCGCTTCTGAGGCAGACCGTAGTTGGTTTCGTCTCTGGTCAGCTTCCATACGATGAGGGTCTTGTCTGAAAAGCAAATAAAGATTAATCGATTGTTAAGGTCGCGCCATACCTTAATTGTAGAGAAACTAACATCAGCCCCATATCCGCTTGCCGCTCAGGACTCGCGTGGCAAAGGTTTTTGTCATCATGTACGAAGAAAATATACATGGATTCATGGAAATATTAGCTTtatacaacaaataaaatacatattaaacttATATGGGCTAGGGTAAGATAGATGAACATGGATGTAGGATATCAATTTAGGTTAAGGTATATCACTTATAACCTTACCTCGAGAAGAAGACAGGATCATGTCAGGGTATTTAGGGTTTGTCGCAATTTGCGTAACCCACCCATTGTGGCCAACAAGGTTGCCTCTATGCTTCAATGTTtcagtcattttaaaattttcttcaCGGCTGAGCACCGGACAACGACACTCAGCAACGCTACCGAAAAGAAAAAGACAGATTTTCACAGATGGCACAAATAAGACTGGCCAtagattatgtaaataaaagtgACTGGCTGCTAGGTTATAGTCTGCTCAAAATTCTGCTTGcttggatatttttatttttattatatatttcgttttattattttaaacatggTTTTAGAACAGAATatcgaaattaaaatatatataatataacttgcagtttttatatgtattttatgtaaaagtttGGTTTGTCTATAacgattataataaaaaatataaaccgTAAAAATATCCAACAGGAACCATAAACACATATAACTGTTTTTATCCAAAGAAGTAATGGAGGCAAAAATCGTTAATTAAAgtgattattaaaattatagcaAATATAATGATAGCTTTTGTTTGATACACATCCTATAAGATAAACATTGTAACAAGTTTATCGAAGTcctcaaataaatatttcctgGTAAATGTAATATACGGTTTATTATGGATTATTTACTCATTTATAATATACTGCCAGTTAACAACATTAGctaattaatgtttttattttcacttCAAAATATATCATATTGATATCAAACTTCCGTTGACGCATCGTTTCATTAAAATTTGGGAACTTTAGAACTATTACTCAACTTTGTCGTTAGTATTGAATTGATTTGCAGATTATGCGTTGGTCGGATCGTTCGTAAGCGTATGAATAGCTCCTTCGTAATAACTGACGTCACGCCAGTGGTACGCCATTTTGTAAGTGTCCGCCGTAGTCAATTTTCTCGGTTtagtgaaaaatagtttattcgCATGGTTTTGTGTACGCTTAAAAGATAAGACACTTTTAAACCTAATTTAACGTCTTGTACGTTAATTTCACAAACCACAAGTATGGAGGACAAGGCGGCGCTAAAGGAATTGGATCAATGGATAGAGCAGCTAAACGAATGCAAGCAATTGACAGAAAATCAAGTCAAAACGTTATGCGACAAGGTAATGTAGCTTAGTTAATCATGTTTTATGTGTAAAAATTTGTTTTGCGTATGTTTTTGGAAGTGTTGTGAAGTTTCACGCTTGATCGAAGCCTATATGTCGTATGATTCATATACCTACATGAAGTAGTAACAATAACGCATACCGACATTAGTGGAAGCGGGGGCTATCCGTGGGGGGCTAACTGTCTGTTTAGAGTAGCGGAGGGTTGTCTGGTCGTCGCCGCTTCTCGAGCGAGTGTTAAGACGTAGGATGCACACCTAGCTAGGGCACCACACCCAGCTATGTATCCTTCCAGTGTAATATACCCTAATTGGACAGGATATTTTTAGACAACCTGCGGAAATGATGCTGGCTATTTGTTAATTCGCGGATCGAAAATAGTTTCTCTGTTTAGTTTTCTGATAAGGTATCTCTGTCACAATTAATTTCTTATTGAGGGGGGTAGACACAGGTATTTATATCATGCATGATGTTCCCTCTGcaagtaggtacattaaaactgattttagattattattaatagATAAGTATTGTAAAACAGTTTATTTTGTCAGATCAAGTTtgataacacaaataaatggatGATCTTTAAATGATGTGGGCAGTATCCTTTTAACTTGCTCTAATACTATAAAATGGTGTTTAACATGTTAAACTGATAAGACTTTGTGACCAAAATTACATGAATGTATTAGCTATGATCTACCTTTGTTTATTATTGACTAGACTTAATCATTGGGGGCTATAGATTGCTGAccactttatttttaatacatagtCAGATTAGAACTAATGAAATTTTCTTaatagtaagtaataaaaatagtgtttttttgtttgaaaattgactGAAACCAAAAACACATGCAACTAACACATCTATTGAGTTCTGGTACTTAGAAATAAAGCtattgtattgtaaaacaaGCTCAACTTGTTTCAATGAAAGTACCTAAGTTAATATCTTCAAACTGAATAAGTACGAGCCTTAAGAGGTTAAGATAAAGGCAGATTTAATATACTGAGTGACTATATAGACTATAATTGACATTGAAACCTAAACTGCATACATAGGATATGATGGAATCCAGATAAGCCTCTAGCTGCCTAGAGTATGAAAAGGTCTTCCCGTTCCAttctaatttgtatttttatccgtgttgccaggtgagcggaagagaattattgTATTCGAGTGTCAAAActattgtatcaaaaataaaaatatagtgtGCCTATCAAAAAGgcatcattttgaaaatttcttgcaaaatacttgtgtatttttgatGATAGATCCAAATGATTCACAGGAAATTACGACTTTTTTGACGTGCTCAAAAGGTGCTAGTTGTAGCCTATTTCTGAAGGAAGATGTCATATTCTTCTTCAAAAACTAGACTTTTTGGGTGGCATCGTCCAAGAGCTGAAATTAGCGTACTTTTGGGTATGATAAGTAATGGTCTTTGGAACATATATCGTACCGGAGCCCAAACTATTGTATGTGTATTTGCATTTTTCTTGGCAAGTTTTGACAT
This Cydia pomonella isolate Wapato2018A chromosome 16, ilCydPomo1, whole genome shotgun sequence DNA region includes the following protein-coding sequences:
- the LOC133526270 gene encoding small ribosomal subunit protein RACK1, translated to MTETLKHRGNLVGHNGWVTQIATNPKYPDMILSSSRDKTLIVWKLTRDETNYGLPQKRLYGHSHFISDVVLSSDGNYALSGSWDKTLRLWDLAAGKTTRRFEDHTKDVLSVAFSVDNRQIVSGSRDKTIKLWNTLAECKYTIQDDGHSDWVSCVRFSPNHANPIIVSAGWDRTVKVWHLTNCKLKINHLGHSGYLNTVTVSPDGSLCASGGKDMKAMLWDLNDGKHLHTLDHNDIITALCFSPNRYWLCAAYGPSIKIWDLESKEMVEELRPDVINPTKADPPQCLSLAWSTDGQTLFAGYSDNIIRVWQVSVSAR